A genomic segment from Spongiibacter sp. IMCC21906 encodes:
- a CDS encoding AMP-binding protein: MTARPQPHLLIQTLRQHALGRPEQIALVGADECLSYAGLWRRVEELAATLIEMKVARLALRADNGPAWILVDLACLAADIVCVPLPTFFSPGQLAHSLADSGCDAVLSEGVGFTEDAEPFAPLPTLLCSRIAVPTPPALPVGTAKITYTSGSTGQPKGVCLSVSNQQLTATALNQALQHVPMGRHLVTLPLATLLENVAGIYTTLMRGATLVVPGLAALGWQGSSGMDIDALCACLDRHQCASLIILPQMLRAFNRVLASGRWHPPASLQFVAVGGARCAASDIQQAREAGLPVYEGYGLSECGSVVCLNRPGQDRPGSAGRPLDHCQLRTINGQLEVRGNVCLGYLGDAAAPSGNWLATGDLASIDPNGYVWLSGRSKNLLISSFGRNVSPEWPESELLACPEIQQCLVFGDARPYCGALILMAPDVTPEQVDACLEQVNQGLPDYAKLACWQGIGEPFSVANGFLTANGRPRREAILEHYCDLIAACYRQAD, translated from the coding sequence AGCATGCTCTGGGTCGGCCCGAGCAGATAGCTCTGGTTGGCGCTGACGAATGCTTGAGCTATGCCGGGTTGTGGCGTCGGGTGGAGGAGTTGGCGGCGACCCTGATCGAGATGAAGGTAGCCCGCCTGGCCCTGCGGGCGGACAATGGTCCCGCCTGGATTCTGGTGGATCTGGCCTGCCTGGCCGCCGACATTGTGTGCGTGCCGCTGCCCACGTTTTTTTCCCCGGGGCAGCTTGCCCACAGCCTGGCCGACAGCGGCTGCGATGCCGTGCTCAGCGAGGGTGTGGGGTTTACCGAGGATGCCGAACCCTTTGCGCCCCTGCCCACCCTGTTGTGCTCCCGCATCGCCGTGCCCACGCCCCCGGCACTGCCTGTCGGCACCGCTAAAATCACCTATACGTCGGGCTCCACCGGCCAGCCCAAGGGCGTGTGCCTGTCGGTGTCCAATCAACAGCTTACCGCAACAGCCCTCAACCAGGCGCTGCAGCATGTGCCCATGGGGCGCCACCTCGTCACCCTGCCCCTGGCGACCCTGCTGGAAAATGTGGCGGGGATCTACACCACCCTGATGCGTGGCGCGACGCTGGTGGTGCCGGGTCTGGCGGCGCTGGGGTGGCAGGGCAGCTCGGGGATGGATATTGACGCCCTGTGCGCCTGTTTGGATCGCCACCAGTGTGCCAGCCTGATCATTCTGCCCCAGATGCTGCGGGCCTTTAACCGGGTGCTGGCCAGCGGGCGGTGGCATCCGCCTGCCAGTCTTCAGTTTGTGGCGGTGGGTGGTGCCCGCTGCGCCGCCAGTGATATTCAGCAGGCCCGGGAGGCGGGCCTGCCGGTATATGAGGGCTATGGCCTGTCGGAATGCGGCTCGGTGGTGTGCCTGAATCGACCCGGCCAGGACCGCCCCGGCTCGGCCGGGCGGCCGCTGGATCACTGCCAGCTTCGCACCATTAATGGCCAGTTAGAAGTGCGGGGCAATGTCTGCCTGGGCTATCTGGGCGATGCGGCGGCGCCATCCGGCAACTGGCTGGCCACCGGCGACCTGGCCAGTATCGACCCCAATGGCTATGTCTGGTTATCCGGTCGCAGCAAGAATCTGCTGATCAGCAGTTTTGGCCGCAATGTTTCCCCCGAGTGGCCCGAGAGCGAGTTGTTGGCCTGCCCGGAGATCCAGCAGTGTCTGGTGTTTGGTGATGCCCGGCCCTACTGCGGCGCCCTGATTCTGATGGCCCCCGATGTCACCCCGGAGCAGGTCGACGCCTGTCTGGAACAGGTTAATCAGGGCCTGCCCGATTACGCCAAGCTGGCCTGCTGGCAGGGGATTGGCGAGCCCTTCTCGGTCGCCAACGGCTTTCTGACCGCCAACGGCCGCCCCCGGCGGGAGGCCATTCTCGAACATTACTGCGACCTTATTGCTGCCTGCTATCGGCAGGCCGACTAG
- a CDS encoding TenA family transcriptional regulator has protein sequence MSFYEQLQSQTQLERQSLQSVEFIGRGVGGRLDREDYIAFLSQAYHHVKHTVPLLMCCGGRLPEHYEWLRVAVAEYIEEETGHQEWILNDIAAAGGDAEAVRQGQPALSTELMVAYAYDQVQRRNPLGFFGMVQVLEGTSIAVADMAANAIQQSLGLPNTAFTYLKSHGALDVGHVDFFRGLMDQITDPEDQQCIVHAAKVFYRLYGNIFRELAETRFLHAA, from the coding sequence ATGTCTTTTTACGAACAACTGCAAAGCCAAACCCAGCTGGAGCGCCAGTCCCTCCAATCGGTGGAGTTCATAGGCCGGGGGGTGGGTGGACGCCTGGACCGGGAGGACTACATTGCCTTTCTCAGTCAGGCCTATCACCACGTAAAACACACGGTGCCGCTGCTGATGTGCTGCGGCGGGCGCCTGCCGGAGCACTACGAGTGGCTGCGGGTGGCAGTGGCGGAATATATCGAGGAAGAAACCGGCCACCAGGAGTGGATTCTCAACGACATTGCCGCGGCCGGGGGCGACGCCGAGGCGGTGCGCCAGGGCCAGCCAGCCCTGAGCACCGAGCTGATGGTGGCCTACGCCTACGACCAGGTGCAGCGCCGCAACCCGCTGGGATTTTTCGGCATGGTGCAGGTGTTGGAGGGCACCAGTATCGCGGTAGCCGATATGGCGGCCAATGCCATCCAGCAGAGCCTGGGGCTGCCCAACACGGCCTTTACCTATCTGAAAAGCCACGGCGCCCTGGATGTGGGCCACGTGGATTTTTTCCGGGGACTGATGGATCAGATTACCGACCCTGAAGACCAGCAGTGCATTGTCCATGCCGCCAAGGTGTTTTACCGCCTGTACGGCAACATCTTCCGGGAGCTGGCCGAAACCCGCTTCCTGCATGCCGCCTGA
- a CDS encoding SDR family oxidoreductase gives MTTASLTIVLTGATGGIGQALARALAAQHHRLVLLGRDSAALETLRLGLANPDGHRCYPVDLTDPAAIDRFCQDALAAGVDVLINNAGCAQFAMLEDSRDEARLLSLNLLAPIRLCRSLLPALLASGRGRIINVGSSFGGIGYPGFSLYCASKFGLRGFSEALQRELADQNIAVHYLAPRAVATEMNTAAVVAMNKALGNAMDTPEVVAQALLKLLSKGAHPGSRYLGWPERFFVRLNALLPGVVAKALRKQLPVIRRFAKANLETL, from the coding sequence ATGACCACTGCATCACTCACCATTGTATTGACCGGCGCCACCGGCGGCATTGGCCAGGCGCTGGCCCGGGCCCTCGCCGCCCAGCATCACCGGCTGGTGCTGCTGGGCCGGGATTCCGCCGCCCTGGAAACCCTGCGGCTGGGGCTGGCCAACCCCGACGGGCATCGCTGCTACCCGGTGGATCTGACTGACCCCGCCGCCATTGACCGGTTTTGTCAGGACGCACTCGCTGCCGGGGTCGATGTGCTGATCAATAATGCGGGTTGTGCCCAATTTGCGATGCTGGAAGATAGCCGGGATGAGGCGAGGCTACTCAGCCTGAATCTGCTGGCGCCGATTCGCCTGTGCCGGAGCCTGTTACCGGCGCTGTTGGCCAGTGGCAGGGGGCGGATAATCAATGTGGGGTCGTCCTTTGGCGGGATTGGTTATCCCGGCTTCAGCCTGTACTGCGCCAGCAAATTTGGCCTGCGGGGGTTTAGCGAGGCATTGCAGCGGGAATTGGCCGACCAGAATATTGCCGTCCACTACCTGGCCCCCCGGGCGGTGGCCACCGAGATGAACACCGCCGCAGTGGTGGCCATGAACAAGGCCCTGGGCAATGCCATGGACACACCGGAAGTGGTGGCCCAGGCGCTGTTAAAACTCCTCAGCAAGGGCGCACACCCTGGCAGCCGCTACCTGGGCTGGCCCGAGCGCTTCTTTGTGCGCCTCAATGCGTTGCTGCCAGGGGTAGTCGCGAAGGCGCTGCGCAAGCAGTTACCCGTTATCCGACGCTTTGCCAAAGCCAACCTGGAGACCTTGTGA
- a CDS encoding tetratricopeptide repeat protein, producing MPTIIRAIFMMLVFILGGQTVLAQDEGGVLSYAKRWAEVQYQLEGDAQTAGFEALIDQLDAALVAAPNSAELLTWRGIVKASLAGSKGGLGALSLVKQARKDFETAIATDDNALQGAAYTSLGSLYYQVPGWPLSFGDTNKAEQHLRQGLTLAPADIDANYFYADFLLQQGRLDEAKVYITKAEAAPPRPLRPLADAGRRKQLAELKKKVE from the coding sequence ATGCCAACAATCATTCGCGCCATTTTTATGATGTTAGTTTTTATACTGGGCGGCCAAACGGTGCTGGCCCAGGATGAGGGCGGCGTGCTGTCCTATGCCAAGCGCTGGGCGGAGGTGCAATACCAGCTTGAGGGAGACGCCCAAACGGCGGGTTTTGAGGCCTTGATCGACCAGTTGGACGCGGCCCTGGTGGCGGCGCCCAACAGTGCCGAGTTGCTGACCTGGCGGGGCATCGTCAAAGCCAGCCTGGCGGGCAGCAAGGGTGGCCTGGGAGCGCTGTCGCTGGTGAAACAGGCCAGGAAGGACTTTGAGACGGCCATCGCCACCGATGACAATGCGCTGCAGGGCGCCGCCTATACCAGCCTGGGCTCGCTGTACTATCAGGTGCCGGGCTGGCCCCTGAGTTTTGGCGATACCAATAAGGCCGAGCAGCATTTGCGCCAGGGCTTGACCCTGGCCCCGGCGGATATCGACGCCAATTACTTTTACGCGGATTTTCTGCTGCAGCAGGGTCGCCTCGATGAGGCAAAGGTGTATATTACCAAGGCAGAGGCGGCGCCCCCCAGGCCCCTGCGTCCGCTGGCGGATGCGGGGCGCCGCAAGCAATTAGCAGAACTGAAAAAGAAAGTTGAATAG
- a CDS encoding response regulator, whose translation MRVLLIEDDASLARGMDTALRRAGYAVDWAATAADGRRHIEAGNLDLVILDLGLPDMDGKVLLRSLRGARVSLPVLILTARDGLEDKIAGLDAGADDYLTKPFEFAELLARLRVLARRGGQIAEPEQHFGALRINLSSHQVWLDNEEQKLSRREFAILRALADRPGQILSREQIEEKLYGWGDEVNSNTVDVHIHNLRKKLGQGVINNVRGVGYLLAANDKGAR comes from the coding sequence ATGCGTGTATTGCTGATTGAAGACGACGCCTCCCTCGCCAGGGGAATGGACACCGCGCTGCGCCGGGCGGGTTATGCCGTGGACTGGGCGGCCACCGCTGCCGATGGCCGCCGTCACATCGAGGCGGGCAATCTGGATCTGGTCATCCTCGATCTGGGCCTGCCGGATATGGACGGCAAGGTACTGCTGCGGTCCCTGCGCGGGGCCCGGGTGAGCTTGCCAGTGCTGATCCTGACCGCCCGGGACGGGCTGGAGGACAAAATTGCCGGGCTCGATGCCGGTGCCGATGACTACCTCACCAAACCCTTTGAATTTGCCGAGCTCTTGGCGCGACTGCGGGTGCTGGCCCGCCGGGGTGGTCAGATCGCCGAGCCAGAGCAGCACTTTGGTGCCCTGCGTATCAACCTGTCCAGCCACCAAGTGTGGCTCGATAACGAGGAGCAAAAGCTGTCCCGGCGGGAGTTTGCCATTCTGCGGGCCCTGGCCGACCGGCCGGGGCAGATACTCAGCCGCGAGCAAATCGAGGAAAAACTGTACGGCTGGGGAGATGAAGTCAACAGCAATACGGTCGATGTCCACATTCACAATCTGCGTAAAAAGCTGGGCCAGGGCGTGATCAATAATGTGCGCGGGGTGGGTTATCTGCTGGCGGCGAACGACAAGGGCGCTCGGTGA
- a CDS encoding ATP-binding protein: MSSLRQFLLVTVLATLVLVNFLAAIHGYQRSMVAASAMLDDKLKGFAHQLLSLPLTGSAMPAASDDGLAFQLTAGNVTAGNGHMFWRSSHTPVQALDTPEGFSEVNFGGFRWRAYSQQADAPPRRVVVAERVDLRFGLTEKVIIESILPMLLSLPLAGMLIWLIVSYGLRSLKELARKLRLKSSDDLQAISLSEVPAELAPVLESVNSLMTRLQAAFERERRFSADAAHELRTPITAIRMHVHNAMTAPESAAESLGQLQVDVQRLSHLIEQMLDLHRTEPESYGGHFEAVDLGALVREIIARHYDQFADKQQHIGLNGQAPAVRGDRFALEILLRNLLSNANKYTPVGGEIQVNLAADNTGVRLSVADNGPGISPADRERIFERFYRVGGDRHSSGESGCGLGLSIVSHIAALHRADLQLGVGIGGLGLSVSLVFPTAEALERVSE; the protein is encoded by the coding sequence GTGAGTTCACTGCGCCAGTTTTTGCTGGTAACGGTGTTGGCCACCCTGGTGTTGGTGAATTTTCTGGCGGCGATTCACGGCTACCAGCGCAGTATGGTGGCGGCCAGTGCCATGCTTGATGACAAGCTGAAAGGTTTTGCCCACCAGCTGCTGAGCCTGCCCTTGACCGGGTCGGCCATGCCTGCGGCCAGCGACGATGGTTTGGCGTTTCAGTTAACCGCGGGCAATGTAACCGCGGGCAATGGCCATATGTTCTGGCGCTCCAGCCACACCCCCGTGCAGGCCCTGGACACCCCGGAGGGCTTCAGCGAGGTGAACTTTGGCGGTTTCCGCTGGCGGGCCTACAGCCAACAGGCCGACGCCCCGCCCCGGCGGGTGGTGGTCGCGGAGCGGGTCGACCTGCGCTTTGGCCTGACCGAAAAGGTCATTATCGAATCGATTCTCCCGATGCTGCTCAGCCTGCCGCTGGCGGGTATGTTGATTTGGCTTATCGTCAGCTATGGCCTGCGCAGCCTCAAGGAGCTGGCCCGCAAGCTTCGTCTCAAATCCAGCGACGACCTGCAGGCCATCAGCCTCAGCGAGGTTCCCGCCGAACTGGCACCGGTGCTGGAATCGGTGAACTCACTGATGACGCGCCTGCAGGCGGCCTTTGAGCGGGAGCGGCGCTTTTCCGCCGATGCCGCCCACGAGCTGCGCACCCCCATTACCGCCATTCGAATGCATGTGCACAACGCCATGACGGCGCCGGAATCGGCGGCGGAATCCCTCGGTCAGTTGCAGGTGGATGTGCAGCGCCTGTCCCATCTGATCGAGCAGATGCTGGACTTGCATCGCACCGAGCCAGAGAGCTACGGCGGTCATTTTGAGGCGGTTGACCTGGGAGCGCTGGTGCGGGAGATAATCGCCAGGCATTACGATCAGTTTGCCGACAAGCAGCAACATATTGGACTCAATGGTCAGGCCCCCGCCGTGCGTGGTGACCGCTTTGCCCTGGAAATTCTGCTGCGCAATTTACTCAGCAATGCCAACAAATACACCCCGGTGGGGGGGGAGATACAGGTGAATTTGGCCGCCGATAACACCGGCGTGCGGCTGAGTGTTGCCGACAATGGCCCGGGGATCAGCCCGGCGGATCGGGAGCGTATTTTCGAGCGCTTTTACCGGGTGGGGGGAGACCGCCACAGCTCCGGCGAAAGCGGCTGTGGCCTGGGTTTGTCCATCGTCAGTCATATTGCGGCCCTACACCGGGCCGATTTGCAGCTGGGGGTCGGTATTGGCGGGCTGGGTTTGAGCGTCAGCCTGGTGTTTCCCACTGCCGAAGCATTAGAGAGGGTAAGTGAATGA
- a CDS encoding cupredoxin domain-containing protein: MALAAASAQAGKPEVHLAIENNLFQPAVLEVPANTKFKLVVANRDPTPEEFESYELNREKVILGGQSAIIFLGPLAPGEYPFFGEFNPNTAQGRMIAK; the protein is encoded by the coding sequence TTGGCCCTGGCCGCCGCCAGCGCCCAGGCGGGCAAGCCGGAAGTTCATCTGGCGATTGAAAACAACCTGTTTCAGCCCGCTGTGCTGGAGGTGCCCGCCAACACCAAATTCAAACTGGTGGTGGCCAACCGCGACCCCACCCCGGAGGAGTTCGAGAGTTATGAACTCAACCGGGAAAAGGTGATTCTGGGCGGCCAGTCGGCGATTATTTTTCTGGGGCCATTGGCGCCGGGGGAATATCCCTTTTTTGGCGAGTTTAACCCCAACACGGCCCAGGGCCGGATGATCGCCAAGTGA
- a CDS encoding FTR1 family protein, whose amino-acid sequence MLSNSVVILIREVLEAALLCAAILAMCRQFSLSIRAVWVALVLGLAAAIGYAKNLATIAGWFDGVGQEVGDAASQFALVLLLPLIVMRFIRRYYRHHRSGDTLVLTLLVGAALVLAVMREGAEIYLYVASFQWQPEKRQALAIGALIGSGIGFSIGALVYYLLRLLPKPRGILVAGVVLNLVAGGMAVQGCKMLIQADWLPDGEVWNSSWLVPEDSVTGQLLYALMGYEATPAPVQVFAYVIVLGVIVLSQGAIVMSYRNKT is encoded by the coding sequence ATGTTAAGTAACAGCGTTGTCATTCTGATTCGGGAGGTGCTGGAGGCGGCACTGTTGTGCGCGGCCATCCTGGCGATGTGTCGTCAGTTTTCCCTGAGCATTCGGGCTGTGTGGGTGGCCCTGGTGCTGGGCTTGGCAGCGGCCATTGGTTATGCAAAGAATTTGGCCACCATTGCGGGATGGTTCGATGGCGTCGGCCAGGAGGTGGGCGACGCAGCCTCCCAGTTTGCCCTGGTGCTGTTGCTGCCGCTGATCGTGATGCGGTTTATCCGCCGCTATTACCGTCACCACCGCAGCGGCGACACCCTGGTGCTGACCCTGCTGGTTGGCGCCGCGCTGGTGTTGGCGGTAATGCGGGAGGGCGCGGAAATTTATCTGTATGTGGCTTCCTTCCAGTGGCAGCCGGAAAAGCGTCAGGCCCTGGCCATCGGCGCCCTGATTGGCTCGGGGATTGGCTTCAGTATCGGCGCGCTGGTGTACTACCTGTTGCGCCTGCTGCCCAAGCCCCGGGGCATTCTGGTCGCGGGGGTGGTGCTGAATCTGGTGGCCGGGGGCATGGCCGTGCAGGGCTGCAAAATGCTGATCCAGGCCGATTGGCTGCCCGATGGTGAGGTTTGGAACAGCAGCTGGCTGGTGCCGGAGGATTCGGTAACCGGGCAGCTGCTTTACGCTCTGATGGGCTACGAAGCCACCCCCGCGCCGGTGCAGGTATTCGCCTATGTTATCGTGTTAGGCGTCATCGTCCTCAGTCAGGGGGCTATAGTTATGTCCTATCGGAACAAGACCTAG
- a CDS encoding response regulator transcription factor, which yields MSSNLLLVIGVQILTRGRHLQVDSALNSMEAWLSYGRDFIVDQSVDVIRGSIIEPGQGSELQDALVCATKREQQVICEVLKGHSNKEIADNLSLSYYTVENHLRRIYKKFGVHSRTALIAALRP from the coding sequence TTGTCCAGCAATTTGCTGTTGGTCATTGGGGTGCAAATACTGACCCGGGGCCGTCACCTGCAAGTCGACAGTGCCCTCAACAGCATGGAAGCGTGGCTCAGCTACGGCAGGGATTTTATTGTCGACCAATCCGTTGATGTCATCCGTGGCAGTATCATTGAACCCGGACAGGGCAGTGAACTCCAGGACGCCCTGGTTTGCGCCACCAAACGGGAGCAGCAAGTCATCTGCGAGGTACTCAAGGGACACAGCAATAAGGAAATTGCCGACAATCTCTCCCTGTCCTATTACACCGTGGAAAACCATCTGCGCCGCATCTATAAAAAGTTCGGCGTCCACAGCCGTACCGCCTTGATTGCCGCACTGCGGCCGTAA
- the nadN gene encoding NAD nucleotidase gives MHINDHHSHIEAENFDFDLSSLSLSARTEAGDELDEISVSYGGFPMLVNLFNTLAGQSENVLKLHAGDSITGTLLNTLFKGVADADVMNQICFDAFALGNHEFDGGDSGLAYFLDALNATACHTPVLAANVVPGDASPIKEGYIQPYTIVKREGEQIGIIGLDIAGKTKNSSRPDAGTEFLDETATAQQYIDELAALGVNKIILLTHYTFEGDKVLATKLKGVDVIVGGDSHSLLGSDNFAALGFNPVGDYPTQITNLDGDPVCVVQAWEYAHLLGKLDVSFDENGVVSTCAGQPYMPVRNAFSYAYNDTENRNLNSNDSYLITQALSAYPELVVTQADATTAQIVDSYVSQTVELQQSVIGTISNDLCLDRFPGEGRSALCNASATSAMGSDISNIVAKAFMTVTPTADIGIQNGGGVRVDVAAGEYTIADAYTLLPFSNTLVTLEMSGQQVIDVLEDALANALDNAGSTGSYPYASGLRYEVDASQSAGSRVSNVEVNPRVSGSWTAIDTSATYTVVTNDFIASGQDGYTTFGPIFTAGDFVDTFTEYAQGFVDYVNALTANGMNLQKLPVDEYSTQNYIGRDGCNHGTESCTGY, from the coding sequence TTGCATATCAACGACCATCACTCACATATCGAAGCGGAAAATTTTGATTTTGATCTCAGTTCACTGAGCTTGTCAGCACGCACAGAAGCTGGCGATGAGCTGGACGAAATCAGTGTTAGTTACGGTGGTTTTCCAATGCTAGTCAACCTGTTTAATACGCTGGCAGGACAAAGCGAAAATGTCCTGAAACTACACGCTGGCGACTCGATTACCGGCACCTTGCTCAACACCTTGTTTAAAGGTGTAGCAGATGCTGATGTGATGAACCAAATCTGCTTTGACGCCTTCGCCCTGGGCAACCACGAATTTGACGGCGGCGACTCTGGCTTAGCGTATTTTCTCGACGCCCTAAACGCCACGGCATGTCACACGCCAGTATTAGCAGCCAATGTCGTGCCCGGAGACGCATCGCCTATTAAAGAAGGATATATTCAGCCTTATACAATAGTTAAACGTGAAGGCGAACAGATCGGCATTATCGGTTTAGACATTGCAGGCAAAACCAAAAACTCCTCGCGCCCCGATGCAGGTACCGAGTTTCTTGATGAAACGGCAACAGCCCAACAATATATCGACGAGCTAGCCGCACTTGGGGTGAACAAAATTATTCTGCTTACCCACTACACGTTTGAAGGCGACAAAGTTTTAGCGACTAAGCTAAAAGGCGTCGATGTCATTGTCGGCGGCGACTCACACTCATTGTTAGGCAGCGACAATTTTGCAGCTCTGGGATTTAATCCAGTCGGCGACTACCCCACTCAAATCACCAATCTGGACGGCGACCCGGTTTGCGTAGTGCAAGCGTGGGAGTATGCCCACCTGCTCGGCAAGCTCGATGTAAGCTTTGACGAGAACGGCGTTGTTTCCACCTGCGCTGGCCAGCCATATATGCCCGTACGCAATGCATTTAGCTATGCCTATAACGATACCGAAAACCGCAACTTAAATAGCAATGACAGTTATCTTATTACCCAGGCGTTGTCCGCTTACCCCGAGCTGGTTGTCACTCAAGCAGATGCAACCACAGCCCAAATTGTCGACAGCTATGTCTCTCAAACAGTGGAGCTGCAACAAAGCGTAATTGGCACTATCAGCAATGATCTGTGCCTGGACCGCTTTCCCGGCGAAGGCCGCTCTGCACTGTGCAACGCCTCAGCCACCTCGGCAATGGGTAGCGATATCTCCAACATCGTTGCCAAAGCCTTTATGACCGTCACACCCACCGCCGATATTGGCATACAAAACGGCGGTGGCGTGCGGGTAGATGTCGCTGCCGGTGAATACACCATAGCTGATGCCTACACCTTGCTGCCCTTTTCCAACACACTAGTGACCTTAGAAATGAGCGGTCAGCAAGTGATAGACGTGCTTGAAGACGCCCTTGCCAATGCATTAGATAACGCAGGTTCTACCGGCTCATATCCCTATGCATCAGGCCTGCGCTATGAAGTAGACGCCTCACAAAGTGCTGGCAGCCGGGTGAGCAATGTTGAAGTAAACCCCCGCGTTTCCGGCAGCTGGACAGCCATCGACACCAGCGCAACCTACACCGTAGTGACCAATGACTTTATTGCCTCAGGCCAAGATGGCTACACCACCTTCGGGCCCATCTTTACCGCCGGTGACTTCGTGGACACCTTCACCGAATATGCACAGGGCTTTGTCGATTACGTGAATGCCTTAACTGCCAACGGCATGAACCTGCAAAAACTACCGGTGGACGAGTACTCAACTCAAAATTACATCGGCCGAGATGGCTGCAATCATGGCACCGAGTCCTGCACCGGCTACTAA
- a CDS encoding enoyl-CoA hydratase/isomerase family protein, translating to MSEQAINYAVDERGVATITLSRPEIHNAFDDVVVAALSEAFKKAGEDTAVRAVILASTGKSFCAGGDLNWMRRMATYGYEENLRDSNLLAEMLRRLNTLPKLTIARVQGPAFGGGVGLVSCCDMVVAAPEAAFCLSEVKVGMIPATISPYVINAIGERASRRYFTTAELITAEKAHILGLVSEVAEAEQLDETINGILKGLLRNGPRGVGEAKKLVLDFANQEITPEVISETSKRIAETRGSDEGQEGLTAFLEKRKPNWIQ from the coding sequence ATGTCAGAACAAGCAATCAACTATGCTGTTGATGAGCGGGGCGTTGCTACAATCACCCTCTCACGCCCTGAAATTCACAACGCCTTTGACGATGTTGTTGTCGCAGCATTAAGCGAAGCATTCAAAAAAGCAGGCGAAGACACTGCCGTTCGCGCTGTGATTTTGGCGTCTACCGGCAAGAGTTTTTGTGCTGGCGGCGACCTCAACTGGATGCGCCGCATGGCCACTTACGGCTACGAAGAAAACCTGCGCGACTCCAATCTACTGGCTGAAATGCTTCGCCGCCTTAACACCTTGCCCAAATTAACCATTGCCCGCGTTCAAGGCCCAGCCTTTGGTGGCGGTGTTGGCTTGGTAAGCTGCTGTGATATGGTGGTAGCGGCCCCAGAGGCGGCCTTCTGTCTCAGCGAAGTCAAAGTTGGCATGATTCCGGCTACGATCAGCCCCTATGTTATTAATGCCATTGGTGAGCGGGCCTCGCGCCGCTACTTCACCACCGCAGAGCTGATCACTGCCGAGAAAGCCCACATATTGGGGCTGGTTTCTGAAGTTGCAGAGGCAGAGCAACTGGATGAGACAATTAACGGAATTTTAAAAGGGCTGTTACGCAATGGCCCTCGCGGCGTCGGCGAAGCCAAAAAACTGGTACTGGATTTTGCCAATCAGGAAATTACGCCTGAAGTTATTTCAGAAACCAGCAAACGCATTGCTGAAACCCGGGGCTCTGACGAAGGACAAGAAGGTCTGACCGCCTTTTTAGAAAAACGTAAGCCCAACTGGATTCAATAA